Proteins found in one Oncorhynchus mykiss isolate Arlee chromosome 17, USDA_OmykA_1.1, whole genome shotgun sequence genomic segment:
- the LOC110494698 gene encoding monocarboxylate transporter 1, whose product MPPAMGGPQGYTPPEGGWGWAVVVGAFISIGFSYAFPKSITVFFKEIEVIFDCTSSQVSWISSIMLAVMYAGGPISSILVNKYGSRPVMMCGGFLSGCGLIAASFCNSVEGLYFCVGVVGGLGLAFNLNPALTMIGKYFYHKRPIANGIAMAGSPVFLSTLAPLNSWFFDQFGWRGSFLILGGLLFNCCVAGSLMRPIGPKPQPAVKSEDAAKESTTCGQKCNSFIDLSLFKHRGFVLYLMGNVIMFFGLFSPLVFLSNFAKSRDIPKEKAAFLLSVLAFVDMVARPSMGIVANTKWIRPRVQYFFACSVLLNGVCHVLAPISVDYTGFVIYAIFFGFAFGWLSAVLFETLMDLVGTQRFSSAVGLVTIVECGPVLLGPPMLGKFKDIYNDYQYTYQSCGVILIIASVFLFVGMGTNYRLLDKEKKEEERKAKLEGKEEESNKDNASKEATNDRVRAVDETKTAEDII is encoded by the exons ATGCCGCCTGCCATGGGAGGACCCCAGGGGTACACCCCTCCAGaggggggctggggctgggcagtAGTGGTGGGAGCCTTCATCTCCATCGGCTTCTCCTATGCCTTTCCCAAGTCCATAACCGTCTTCTTCAAGGAGATTGAGGTCATTTTCGACTGCACCAGCAGCCAGGTGTCATGGATCTCCTCCATCATGTTGGCAGTGATGTATGCCGGAG GTCCTATCAGCAGTATCCTGGTTAATAAGTATGGGAGTCGTCCCGTCATGATGTGTGGAGGATTCCTGTCCGGCTGTGGACTGATTGCTGCCTCCTTCTGCAACTCAGTGGAAGGACTTTACTTCTGTGTGGGAGTGGTCGGAG GTTTGGGACTGGCATTCAATCTGAACCCAGCCCTTACTATGATTGGGAAGTACTTCTACCATAAGCGGCCCATCGCCAATGGAATCGCCATGGCAGGCAGCCCAGTGTTCCTATCCACCCTGGCCCCTCTCAACAGCTGGTTCTTTGACCAGTTTGGTTGGAGGGGCAGCTTCCTGATACTGGGAGGCCTGCTGTTCAACTGCTGCGTCGCTGGTTCTCTCATGAGACCCATCGGACCAAAACCACAGCCTGCAGTGAAAAGTGAAGATGCTGCCAAGGAGAGTACGACGTGCGGGCAGAAGTGTAACAGCTTTATCGACCTCTCGCTGTTCAAACACCGGGGCTTCGTGCTCTACCTCATGGGTAACGTCATCATGTTCTTTGGTCTCTTCTCCCCACTAGTTTTCCTTAGTAACTTTGCCAAGAGCAGGGACATCCCCAAAGAGAAGGCAGCCTTCCTGCTGTCTGTTCTGGCCTTTGTGGACATGGTGGCCCGGCCCTCCATGGGCATTGTGGCCAATACAAAGTGGATACGACCCAGGGTGCAGTACTTCTTTGCCTGCTCTGTGCTGTTGAACGGTGTGTGCCACGTCCTGGCGCCCATCTCCGTGGACTACACAGGCTTCGTTATCTATGCCATCTTCTTTGGCTTTGCCTTTGGCTGGCTGAGTGCAGTGCTGTTTGAGACGCTCATGGACCTGGTGGGAACGCAGCGCTTCTCCAGTGCAGTGGGACTGGTCACCATTGTGGAGTGTGGGCCTGTCTTGTTAGGTCCCCCTATGTTAG GGAAATTCAAAGACATCTACAATGACTACCAATACACCTACCAGAGCTGTGGGGTGATCCTTATCATTGCCAGTGTGTTCCTGTTCGTGGGGATGGGTACCAACTACCGGTTGTTGGACAaagagaaaaaggaggaggaaaggaaggctAAACTGGAGGGAAAAGAAGAAGAGTCCAACAAGGACAATGCTTCCAAAGAAGCCACCAATGACAGGGTGAGAGCAGTTGACGAGACAAAAACTGCAGAAGACATAATCTAA